The proteins below come from a single Ochotona princeps isolate mOchPri1 chromosome 13, mOchPri1.hap1, whole genome shotgun sequence genomic window:
- the ZSWIM8 gene encoding zinc finger SWIM domain-containing protein 8 isoform X1: MELMFAEWEDGERFSFEDSDRFEEDSLCSFISEAESLCQNWRGWRKQSAGPNSPTGGGGGGGGGGARMRDGLVIPLVELSAKQVAFHIPFEVVEKVYPPVPEQLQLRIAFWSFPENEEDIRLYSCLANGSADEFQRGDQLFRMRAVKDPLQIGFHLSATVVPPQMVPPKGAYNVAVMFDRCRVTSCSCTCGAGAKWCTHVVALCLFRIHNASAVCLRAPVSESLSRLQRDQLQKFAQYLISELPQQILPTAQRLLDELLSSQSTAINTVCGAPDPTAGPSASDQSTWYLDESTLTDNIKKTLHKFCGPTPVVFSDVNSMYLSSTEPPAAAEWACLLRPLRGREPEGVWNLLSIVREMFKRRDSNAAPLLEILTDQCLTYEQITGWWYSVRTSASHSSASGHTGRSNGQSEVAAHACASMCDEMVTLWRLAVLDPALSPQRRRELCAQLRQWQLKVIENVKRGQHKKTLERLFPGFRPAVEACYFNWEEAYPLPGVTYSGTDRKLALCWARALPPRPGASCFGGLEESRERAPQLPAEPAVRPKEPGAKRKGLGEGLPSSQRGPRRLSAEGSEKAMHKMGAGGGKAKALGGVGCGGKGSAGGVSKRRLSSEDSSLEPDLAEMSLDDNSLALGAEASTFGGFPESPPPCHPPGGAFLPESPDTYEEDGGVYFSEGPEPPTASAGPPGLGPGEACIRDELRSTDDSGNGLPKTKEAALAVGEEDDDYQAYYLNAQDGAGGEEEKAEGGAGEEHDLFAGLKPLEQESRMEVLFACAEALHAHGYSTEASRLTVELAQDLLANPPDLKVEPPPAKGKKNKVSTSRQTWVATNTLTKAAFLLTVLSERPEHHNLAFRVGMFALELQRPPASTKALEVKLSYQESEVVALLKKIPLGPNEMSTMRCRAEELREGTLCDYRPVLPLMLATFIFDVLCAPVVSPTGSRPPSRNWSNEMPGDEELGFEAAVAALGMKTTVSEAEHPLLCEGTRREKGELALTLMITYKDDQAKLKKILDKLLDRESQTHKPQTLSSFYSSSRPAAASQRSPSKHGGPSGPGALPSLASDSAAPAQPGSVAGAGPGPTEGFPEKNVPESSPHSPCEALPSDAALTPRPEGKVPSRLALGSRGGYNGRGWGSPGRPKKKHTGMASIDSSAPETTSDSSPTLSRRPLRGGWAPTSWGRGQDSDSISSSSSDSLGSSSSSGSRRASASGGARAKTVDVGRYKGRRPESHAPHVPNQPSEAAAHFYFELAKTVLIKAGGNSSTSIFTHPSSSGGHQGPHRNLHLCAFEIGLYALGLHNFVSPNWLSRTYSSHVSWITGQAMEIGSAALTILVECWDGHLTPPEVASLADRASRARDSNMVRAAAELALSCLPHAHALNPNEIQRALVQCKEQDTLMLEKACMAVEEAAKGGGVYPEVLFEVAHQWFWLYEQTAGGSSTAREGATSCSASGIRVAGEAGRGLPEGRGGPGTEPVTVAAAAVTAAATVVPVISVGSSLYPGPGLGHGHSPGLHPYTALQPHLPCSPQYLTHPAHPAHPLPHMPRPAVFPVPGSAYPQGVHPAFLGAQYPYSVTPPSLAATAVSFPVPSMAPITVHPYHTEPGLPLPTSVACELWGQGAVSSVHPAPTFPAIQGASLPALPTQPSPLVSGGFPPPEEETHSQPVSPHSLHHLHAAYRVGMLALEMLGRRAHNDHPNNFSRSPPYTDDVKWLLGLAAKLGDRHGDAAAAESRSRPQPSACPGLPPAGAALPAGLHAVHPPPLNPPDSCRLRRLCERDSQCPQRLLPDAHGHDAVQRHPAESQAQQADQGAVAASLPRDDHLLPLSPGTQACGYRGLSHGRSESRLDTSSPLGAQTGSCSWAVAWGQDVSDPRSPVLGETALSGRGRWVASGIYLAFINI; this comes from the exons ATGGAGCTCATGTTCGCCGAGTGGGAGGACGGCGAGCGCTTCTCCTTCGAGGATTCGGACCGCTTTGAAGAGGATTCGCTCTGTTCCTTCATCTCCGAGGCCGAGAGCCTCTGCCAGAACTGGCGGGGATGGCGCAAACAGTCCGCGGGGCCCAATTCTCCcacgggcggcgggggcggcggcggcgggggcggcgccCGCATGCGAG ATGGGCTTGTGATCCCACTGGTGGAGCTCTCGGCAAAGCAGGTGGCATTTCACATCCCTTTTGAGGTGGTGGAGAAGGTGTACCCCCCGGTGCCTGAGCAGCTGCAGCTGCGAATCGCTTTTTGGAGCTTCCCTGAGAATGAAGAGGACATTCG GCTGTACTCATGCCTGGCCAATGGCAGCGCAGATGAGTTTCAGCGAGGGGACCAGCTGTTCCGCATGAGGGCCGTGAAGGACCCGTTGCAGATAG GGTTCCACCTGAGCGCTACGGTGGTACCACCCCAGATGGTGCCCCCCAAAGGGGCCTACAACGTGGCCGTGATGTTTGACCGCTGCCGGGTCACTTCCTGTAGCTGCACCTGTGGGGCTGGGGCCAAATGGTGCACCCACGTCGTGGCACTCTGTCTCTTCCGCATCCACAAC gCTTCTGCGGTGTGCCTGCGTGCCCCAGTCTCGGAGTCCTTGTCGCGGCTTCAGAGGGACCAGCTGCAGAAGTTTGCACAGTACCTCATCAGTGAGCTTCCACAGCAG aTCCTCCCCACGGCCCAGCGTCTCCTGGATGAGCTCCTTTCTTCTCAGTCGACTGCTATCAATACGGTGTGTGGAGCCCCAG ATCCCACAGCGGGGCCCTCAGCCTCggaccagagcacttggtatctgGATGAATCGACGCTTACCGACAACATCAAGAAGACCCTGCACAAGTTCTGCGGCCCCACCCCAGTGGTCTTCAG TGATGTGAACTCCATGTATCTGTCTTCCACGGAGCCTCCGGCTGCTGCTGAGTGGGCATGCCTGCTGCGCCCTCTGAGGGGCCGCGAACCAGAGGGTGTCTGGAACCTGCTCAGCATTGTGCGGGAGATGTTCAAGCGGAGGGATAGCAATGCGGCCCCCTTGTTGGAGATTCTCACTGACCAGTGCCTCACCTATGAACAG ATCACAGGGTGGTGGTACAGTGTGCGCACCTCAGCCTCACACAGCAGTGCCAGCGGGCACACTGGTCGTAGCAATGGGCAGTCAGAGGTGGCGGCTCATGCGTGTGCCAGCATGTGTGATGAAATGGTCACACTGTGGAGGCTGGCTGTGCTGGACCCTGCGCTCAGTCCCCAGCG CCGCCGGGAGCTGTGTGCGCAGTTGCGCCAGTGGCAGCTGAAGGTGATTGAAAATGTGAAGCGGGGACAGCACAAGAAGACCCTGGAGAGACTCTTCCCTGGCTTCCGGCCAGCTGTAGAGGCCTGCTACTTCAACTGGGAAGAGGCCTACCCACTGCCTGGAGTCACCTACAGTGGCACCGACCGGAAGCTGGCACTTTGCTGGGCCCGGGCCCTGCCCCCTCGGCCGGGAGCCTCCTGTTTCGGGGGCCTGGAAGAGTCCAGGGAGCGGGCTCCACAGCTTCCTGCAGAACCAGCTGTTCGGCCCAAAGAACCTGGGGCCAAACGCAAGGGATTGGGAGAGGGGCTTCCTTCATCGCAACGGGGTCCCCGTCGCCTCTCTGCAGAAGGGAGCGAGAAGGCCATGCATAAAATGGGTGCAGGGGGCGGAAAAGCCAAGGCCCTGGGCGGGGTTGGCTGTGGGGGCAAGGGCTCGGCAGGCGGCGTGAGTAAGCGACGGCTGAGCAGTGAGGACAGCTCCCTGGAGCCAGATCTGGCCGAGATGAGCCTGGACGACAACAGCCTGGCCTTGGGTGCCGAAGCCAGCACCTTTGGTGGGTTTCCTGAGAGCCCGCCACCCTGCCACCCGCCTGGTGGTGCCTTCCTGCCCGAGTCCCCAGATACTTATGAAGAAGATGGGGGCGTATACTTCTCCGAGGGGCCTGAGCCTCCTACAGCCTCTGCTGGTCCCCCTGGCCTAGGGCCTGGGGAGGCCTGTATTCGGGATGAACTCCGCTCCACAGATGACAGTGGCAATGGGCTCCCCAAAACCAAAGAGGCAGCCCTGGCAGTTGGAGAGGAAGATGACGACTACCAAGCGTATTACCTGAATGCCCAGGATGGGGCTGGAGGCGAGGAGGAGAAGGCCGAGGGCGGAGCTGGGGAAGAGCACGACCTGTTTGCTGGCCTGAAGCCGCTGGAGCAGGAGAGCCGCATGGAG GTGTTATTTGCCTGTGCTGAGGCCCTGCATGCGCACGGCTACAGCACTGAGGCCTCCCGTCTCACTGTGGAGCTTGCCCAGGACCTGCTCGCTAATCCACCCGACCTCAAGGTAGAGCCGCCCCCTGCCAAG GGCAAGAAGAACAAGGTGTCCACTAGCCGTCAGACCTGGGTGGCTACCAACACCCTGACCAAGGCAGCCTTCCTACTGACAGTGCTCAGTGAGCGCCCGGAGCACCACAACCTGGCCTTCCGGGTTGGCATGTTTGCCTTGGAGTTGCAGCGGCCACCTGCTTCCACCAAGGCCCTGGAG GTGAAGCTGTCATACCAGGAGTCCGAGGTGGTTGCACTGCTCAAGAAGATCCCTCTGGGGCCCAATGAGATGAGTACCATGCGGTGCCGGGCAGAAGAGCTTCGAGAGGGCACACTCTGTGACTACCGGCCCGTGCTGCCCCTCATGTTGGCCACCTTCATCTTTGATGTTCTCTGTGCTCCAG TGGTTTCTCCCACGGGTTCCCGACCCCCAAGTCGCAACTGGAGCAATGAGATGCCTGGAGATGAGGAACTGGGATTTGAAGCAGCAGTTGCTGCCTTGG GCATGAAGACAACAGTGAGCGAGGCAGAACACCCGCTCCTGTGTGAAGGCACGCGTCGGGAGAAGGGTGAGCTGGCTTTAACACTAATGATCACTTACAAGGATGACCAGGCCAAGCTCAAGAAG ATCTTAGACAAACTTTTGGACCGAGAGAGCCAGACCCATAAGCCACAGACGCTGAGTTCATTCTACTCATCTAGCCGCCCGGCCGCAGCCAGCCAGAGGTCTCCATCAAAGCATGGGGGCCCGTCTGGCCCAGGGgccctgccttccctggcctcAGACTCTGCAGCACCTGCTCAGCCAGGCagtgtggcaggagctgggccaggccccacTGAGGGCTTTCCGGAGAAGAATGTGCCTG aAAGCTCCCCGCACTCTCCCTGTGAAGCTCTTCCATCAGACGCAGCTCTGACCCCAAGGCCAGAGGGGAAGGTCCCTAGCCGTCTGGCCCTTGGCAGTCGTGGTGGCTACAATGGACGGGGCTGGGGCTCCCCAGGACGGCCCAAGAAGAAGCACACAG GTATGGCCAGCATTGACAGCAGCGCCCCTGAAACAACATCGGATAGCTCTCCCACCTTAAGCCGGAGACCACTTCGAGGGGGCTGGGCTCCTACCTCCTGGGGGCGAGGACAAGACAGTGACAGCATTAGCAGCTCTTCCTCGGACTCCCTGGGCTCCTCATCCTCCAGTGGAAGTCGCCGGGCCAGTGCCAGTGGAGGGGCCCGGGCCAAGACAGTTGACGTTGGCAG GTACAAGGGCCGCCGCCCCGAGAGTCATGCTCCCCATGTACCCAATCAGCCATCAGAGGCAGCTGCGCACTTCTACTTTGAGCTGGCAAAGACGGTGTTGATCAAGGCCGGGGGCAACAGCAGCACTTCCATTTTCACACATCCATCTTCCTCAGGGGGCCACCAGGGCCCCCATCGCAACTTGCACCTCTGCGCCTTCGAGATTGGGCTCTATGCCCTTGGCCTGCACAACTTTGTTTCTCCCAACTGGCTCTCACGTACTTATTCTTCCCACGTTTCCTGGATTACAG GCCAGGCAATGGAGATCGGCAGCGCGGCCTTGACTATCCTGGTAGAGTGCTGGGATGGACATCTGACACCTCCTGAAGTGGCATCACTGGCTGATAGGGCATCACGGGCACGAGACTCCAACATGGTGAGGGCAGCAGCTGAGCTGGCCCTAAGCTGTCTGCCTCATGCCCATGCACTAAACCCCAACGAGATCCAGCGGGCACTGGTGCAGTGCAAGGAGCAG GATACCTTGATGTTGGAGAAGGCCTGCATGGCAGTGGAAGAGGCGGCTAAGGGTGGGGGCGTGTACCCCGAAGTGTTGTTTGAGGTTGCTCACCAGTGGTTCTGGCTATATGAGCAAACAGCAGGTGGCTCATCCACAGCCCGTGAAGGGGCAACAAGCTGTAGTGCCAGTGGGATCAGGGTAGCTGGGGAGGCTGGGCGGGGGCTGCCCGAGGGCAGGGGGGGCCCAGGGACTGAACCAGTTACAGTGGCAGCAGCGGCagtgacagcagcagccacagtagTGCCAGTCATCTCCGTGGGGTCCAGTTTATATCCAGGTCCAGGTCTGGGGCATGGTCACTCCCCTGGCCTGCACCCCTACACTGCTCTACAGCCCCACTTGCCCTGCAGCCCTCAGTACCTCACACACCCAGCTCACCCTGCCCATCCCTTGCCTCATATGCCCCGGCCTGCTGTCTTCCCTGTGCCCGGCTCTGCATACCCACAG GGTGTGCATCCTGCATTCCTGGGGGCTCAGTACCCTTACTCGGTGACGCCTCCCTCACTTGCTGCCACTGCTGTGTCTTTCCCCGTCCCTTCCATGGCCCCCATCACAGTACATCCCTACCACACCGAGCCGGGGCTGCCACTGCCCACCAGTGTGGCTTGTGAGttgtgggggcagggagcag TGAGTAGTGTCCATCCAGCACCAACATTTCCAGCCATCCAGGGTGCCTCGCTGCCCGCCCTGCCCACGCAGCCCAGCCCTCTGGTGAGCGGGGGCTTCCCACCGCCCGAGGAAGAAACTCACAGTCAGCCCGTCAGTCCGCACAGCCTGCACCACCTGCACGCTGCCTACCGCGTCG gaatgctggcactggagATGCTGGGTCGCCGGGCACACAATGATCATCCCAACAACTTCTCCCGCTCCCCCCCATACACTGATGATGTCAAATGGTTGCTGGGGCTGGCAGCAAAGCTGG GAGATCGTCATGGAGACGCTGCAGCGGCTGAGTCCCGCTCACGCCCACAACCATCTGCGTGCCCCGGCCTTCCACCAGCTGGTGCAGCGCTGCCAGCAGGCTTACATGCAG TACATCCACCACCGCTTAATCCACCTGACTCCTGCCGACTACGACGACTTTGTGAACGCGATTCGCAGTGCCCGCAGCGCCTTCTGCCTGACGCCCATGGGCATGATGCAGTTCAACGACATCCTGCAGAATCTCAAGCGCAGCAAGCAGACCAAGGAGCTGTGGCAGCGAGTCTCCCTCGAGATGACCACCTTCTCCCCCTGAGTCCAGGGACACAGGCCTGTGGCTACAggggcctctcacatgggaggAGTGAGTCTCGGCTGGACACATCATCCCCACTTGGTGCCCAGACTGGCAGCTGCTCTTGGGCTGTAGCTTGGGGCCAAGACGTCTCAGACCCTAGAAGCCCAGTCCTGGGAGAGACAGCCCTGtctgggagggggcgctgggtGGCCTCTGGTATTTATTTggcatttataaatatataa